CAACGCCGATGCCACCCAGATCGGGGCCGACATGGGTAACCCGGCAATGGCCAGCAGGCCTCCGGCCATGCACAGCAAGCCGGTGGTGATCAGCTTGCGGGCACTGAAGCGTTGTACCAACCGTGAGGTGAACGGGGTGAGCATCAGCCCGATCAGCATCATGGGCAGAAAGGCAACGCCGGTGGCTGCTGCTGTCAATCCTCGCTCCTGCTGAAAATACAGGCTCATGACGAACGGCAGCCCGAAGTAACCCACCATGAAGGTGAACCCCACCACCATGGAGATGCGGGCATTGCGGGCCTGCAATACCGCAGGCGGTATCATCGGGCTGGCTCCGCGCCGTTGCAGCAGGATAAAGAGCGCAAACATCAATACCGCAACCGTGAGCGATAGCAGCGCCAGAACCGGGTGGCTGTCATGGCTGCCGATATCAATGGCACCGTATATCAGGCAGCCCATGGCTATCATCGCGGTGAGTTGGCCCCAGCCATCAAAGGGTGCAACGCGTGTTAATGAAGGGGCCGAGTGCCTCAGAAACCACAGGGTTACCAGGCCCACCGGCAGGTTGACCAGAAAAATCCAGCGCCAGTCCAGGGGGACCAGTAGGCCACCGATCACCGGGCCGGAAGTTGACGCTACCGCCCCGCCCATGGCCCACAAGGCAATTGCATGTACCTGTTTGACCGGGTCGGCATAGGCTTGGCGGATGAGCGCCATGGACGACGGCATCATCACCGCCGCTCCCACGCCTTGGGCAAAACGCGCGGCAATCAGGCTGCCCAGGTTCGGTGCCAGCCCACAGGCCAGTGACGCCAGCACAAAGACACCCACACCCAGCCCGAAGGAACGCTTGGCCCCCAGGCGGTCAGTCAGCGCCCCGGCGGACAGCAGCAAGGCGGCAAACGCCAGGGTGTAGCCATCCACCACCCATTGCAGGCCGGTGATATTGGCGCCCAGCTCATGCCCCAGGGTCGGCAGGGCCACGTTGACCACCACCGCGTCCAGGGTGATCACGAAGAACCCCAGCAAGGCCGCAATCAGGGTGGCCTGAGCCGTGCTCTTCGACACAGCAGGGGCGGGCGATGCGGCGACACTCACCGGTATCAGTCTCCCTGGTATTGCGCGTCGGTGACCGCTTCCAGCCACTCCACGTTCTTGCCGTCCAGCATTTCGGTCACGGCGATGTGGCTCATGGCGGTGTCGCTGGTGGCGCCATGCCAGTGCTTGTGGCCCGGCGGGCACCAGATGGTGTCACCGGCATTCACTTCTACCCGTTCACCGTGTTCACACTGGGTCCAGCCCTTGCCAGCCGTCACGATCAATAACTGCCCGAGGGGGTGGGTGTGCCAGTGGGTGCGAGCGCCGGGCTCGAAGGTCACCAGTCCCGCGGTTACCCGCGAAGGTTCTTCCGCCTGCAGGTGAATCGGATCGATGCGGACACGACCGGTAAACCAGTCGGCTGGCCCTTCGGCGGAAGGGCGGGAACCGTTCTTGTGGTGAATCATGGCGGCTCTCCTTATTGCCTGCGCTTACCAGGGTTGATTGGCCGGACCGACGGTGAATTCATTCACAGTGGTATCGTCGGGCAGGTCCATGGCGAAGGCCACCACATCGGCAATGCGCTCCGGGGCAATGCCGTAGGTCTCGTACAGCCCTTCCATCTGCTCCCGGGAGCCCTGGTCGGTTATGGTAGTGAGCAGCTCGGTGTTGATGGCCGCCGGGTACAGGGTGGCAGTGCGAATATTGGTGCCTTCCAGCGCAGATTCCATACGCAGCACTTCCATGAAGTCGTATATGGAGTCCTCCCCGTTTGCCAGCATGAGGCGCGATGGTCGATAGGTACGACTGCACACGTATATCCGGTCTCGTAAATGACGCCAATGGCATCGGACCCTGATGGGCTATCCTGGATATTGCATCAGACATGAAAAAGGCGGCTGAAAATCGGTTATGATTCAAGGGCCTAATCCAGAATCAACCGCTACAGCCGCCATGACAAAATGTACCACGCCGTCCACTTCCTTTCCACGCTGCAAAGGCCGTCAGGTCATCGCCCGTTTCGATGGCGGTGATGTCACCTCCGACGGCGGTATCCTGCTGCTGCGGCAGCTCGATCGCGAGATGGGCCTGACCCGCG
The Halomonas sp. H10-9-1 DNA segment above includes these coding regions:
- a CDS encoding MFS transporter, encoding MSVAASPAPAVSKSTAQATLIAALLGFFVITLDAVVVNVALPTLGHELGANITGLQWVVDGYTLAFAALLLSAGALTDRLGAKRSFGLGVGVFVLASLACGLAPNLGSLIAARFAQGVGAAVMMPSSMALIRQAYADPVKQVHAIALWAMGGAVASTSGPVIGGLLVPLDWRWIFLVNLPVGLVTLWFLRHSAPSLTRVAPFDGWGQLTAMIAMGCLIYGAIDIGSHDSHPVLALLSLTVAVLMFALFILLQRRGASPMIPPAVLQARNARISMVVGFTFMVGYFGLPFVMSLYFQQERGLTAAATGVAFLPMMLIGLMLTPFTSRLVQRFSARKLITTGLLCMAGGLLAIAGLPMSAPIWVASALMFLVGLAGPLIAPPITAVLLSSVPNALTGTASGVFNTSRQVGGALAVAVFGALLAQSSSFISGLRFSLVLAAVVALITAVISLRLQPPPRPQAE
- a CDS encoding cupin domain-containing protein, producing MIHHKNGSRPSAEGPADWFTGRVRIDPIHLQAEEPSRVTAGLVTFEPGARTHWHTHPLGQLLIVTAGKGWTQCEHGERVEVNAGDTIWCPPGHKHWHGATSDTAMSHIAVTEMLDGKNVEWLEAVTDAQYQGD